GGGTGTTCTTCATGGTCTGCGCCACCGTGCGGACGTCGTCGTCGCCACCGGCGTCGAGGATGCCCTGGATCATGTGGATGCCGCCGAGATGGTGCTTGATCATCATCTGGAGGAAGAGGACGTCCAGCTCGCGCCCCTGGGCGACGCGTAGCTTCGCCATCTCCTCCGGGGTCGCCATGCCCGGCATCAGACCGTTTTCGATCTTGCCGGTGCCGTCCGGCATCCAGGCCATTCGGGGCTGGTCGCCGGTCGGGTCGAGCCCCCACGACCGCAGCCAGGTCTGCATGGTGCCGATCTCGCCCTGCTGGCCGGTGGCGATGTCGCCACCGATCTGGCGTACCTCCGGGTCGGTGCCCCGGTCGAAGGCGATCAGCCCCATCTCCACCGCCTGGGCGTGGTGGGTGGTCATGTCC
Above is a window of Micromonospora rifamycinica DNA encoding:
- a CDS encoding DUF305 domain-containing protein produces the protein MTASVTTSTPSAEPSVTGSGDRRPAGRYGVLALAAAVVVGLLLGYAGGLLTPTLTRPGNDSAEAGFARDMTTHHAQAVEMGLIAFDRGTDPEVRQIGGDIATGQQGEIGTMQTWLRSWGLDPTGDQPRMAWMPDGTGKIENGLMPGMATPEEMAKLRVAQGRELDVLFLQMMIKHHLGGIHMIQGILDAGGDDDVRTVAQTMKNTQQTDLTNLQNALKRLGG